The following coding sequences are from one Mycolicibacterium aichiense window:
- a CDS encoding acyl-CoA dehydrogenase family protein — protein MDARLTSEQQQLRDAAARLADDFGPGSVADLDDQQRRARLAKTVDATGWRSLRSDGASGVEVALVAEEFARGLVDVPFLGPVLADDLYRLLAADPVPATIAVGDTVIDADGAAAAMRLTGHTVDSIGVGAARDGADLTRVTAAASGSPDTVGELTAEQAQRWYALALAVTTADLVGAARGTHTLATEYAKVREQYGSAIGSYQAVAHMLAEGLALIEGSVSVLRHAAWAVDELPAEEAVEAGRVAKIYSARAALAVCEMSIQVHGGIGNTWECLAHVYLRRVLAATETWPVKLEELTIGLS, from the coding sequence ATGGATGCACGCCTGACCAGTGAGCAGCAGCAGCTGCGCGATGCCGCCGCTCGGCTGGCCGACGACTTCGGGCCGGGCTCCGTCGCGGACCTGGACGACCAGCAGCGCCGGGCGCGGCTGGCCAAGACCGTCGACGCGACCGGCTGGCGGTCGCTTCGTTCCGACGGTGCCAGCGGCGTCGAAGTCGCCTTGGTGGCCGAGGAATTCGCCCGTGGTCTGGTCGACGTGCCGTTCCTCGGGCCGGTGCTCGCCGACGATCTGTACCGCCTGCTGGCGGCCGACCCGGTGCCGGCGACCATCGCGGTCGGTGACACCGTGATCGACGCCGACGGGGCCGCCGCCGCGATGCGGCTGACCGGTCACACCGTCGACTCGATCGGTGTCGGCGCGGCCCGCGACGGCGCGGACCTGACCCGCGTCACCGCCGCCGCCTCCGGCTCACCGGACACCGTTGGGGAGCTGACCGCCGAGCAGGCGCAGCGCTGGTACGCCCTGGCGCTGGCGGTGACGACGGCCGACCTGGTCGGAGCGGCACGCGGCACCCATACGCTGGCAACCGAATACGCGAAGGTGCGCGAGCAGTACGGCTCAGCCATCGGTTCCTACCAGGCTGTCGCCCACATGCTGGCCGAGGGCCTGGCGCTCATCGAGGGGTCGGTGAGCGTGCTGCGCCACGCCGCTTGGGCTGTCGACGAGCTGCCCGCAGAAGAAGCAGTGGAAGCCGGCCGGGTCGCCAAGATCTACTCCGCACGAGCCGCACTCGCGGTGTGCGAGATGTCGATCCAGGTGCACGGCGGCATCGGCAACACCTGGGAGTGCCTGGCCCACGTCTATCTGCGCCGGGTGCTGGCCGCCACCGAGACCTGGCCAGTCAAGTTGGAGGAGTTGACCATTGGACTTTCGTGA